In Anaerostipes hadrus ATCC 29173 = JCM 17467, a single genomic region encodes these proteins:
- the purE gene encoding 5-(carboxyamino)imidazole ribonucleotide mutase, giving the protein MAKVAIVMGSDSDMPIMKKAAEFLDQMGIDFEMTIISAHREPDIFFEWAKGAKDRGVKVIIAGAGKAAHLPGMCAALFPMPVIGIPMKTSDLGGVDSLYSIVQMPSGIPVATVAINGGLNAGILAAKILATSDEKLLEKLEAYSEEMKQSVVEKAEKLDKVGYKDYE; this is encoded by the coding sequence ATGGCAAAAGTAGCAATTGTAATGGGCAGCGATTCTGATATGCCTATCATGAAAAAAGCAGCAGAGTTTTTAGATCAGATGGGGATCGATTTTGAGATGACGATCATTTCCGCACACAGAGAACCAGATATTTTCTTTGAGTGGGCAAAAGGTGCGAAGGACCGTGGAGTGAAAGTGATCATTGCAGGTGCTGGAAAGGCAGCACATCTTCCAGGTATGTGTGCAGCTTTATTCCCAATGCCAGTTATCGGTATTCCGATGAAGACTTCCGACCTCGGTGGTGTTGATTCTTTATATTCTATCGTACAGATGCCATCTGGAATACCAGTAGCGACTGTAGCGATCAATGGAGGACTTAATGCAGGAATCCTTGCAGCGAAGATCCTTGCAACATCAGACGAGAAATTACTTGAGAAATTAGAAGCTTACAGCGAAGAGATGAAACAGTCAGTTGTAGAGAAAGCAGAGAAACTTGACAAAGTTGGATACAAAGATTATGAATAA
- a CDS encoding N-acetylmuramoyl-L-alanine amidase family protein has protein sequence MNKKILAAFLCVCMVVVTGSFPVSAAKTKKTYKIAIDAGHQGKGNSKTEPIGPGAKMRKPKVAYGTQGVKTKVPESKLTLQIALKLEKELKKRGYDVYMIRRKQNVNISNKQRAIRANKSGADICIRLHADAASANVRGVSVLYPSQQNPYVAKLSKKSKKLSKNILDSYCKSTKFKKRGLSKRDDLTGTNWSKIPVALIEMGFMTNKTEDKQMQKKQTQKKMVDGIANGIDQYFK, from the coding sequence ATGAATAAGAAGATTCTTGCAGCGTTTTTATGCGTATGTATGGTTGTAGTTACAGGAAGTTTTCCAGTAAGTGCAGCAAAAACAAAGAAGACATACAAGATTGCAATTGATGCAGGACACCAGGGAAAGGGAAACAGTAAGACAGAACCTATCGGACCGGGCGCGAAGATGCGTAAACCCAAAGTAGCATACGGAACGCAGGGAGTCAAAACGAAAGTACCAGAATCCAAATTAACTCTGCAGATTGCATTAAAGCTTGAGAAAGAGTTAAAGAAACGCGGTTATGATGTGTATATGATAAGAAGAAAACAGAATGTAAACATTAGCAATAAGCAAAGAGCGATCCGTGCAAATAAAAGTGGTGCTGATATCTGTATCAGACTGCATGCGGATGCAGCATCAGCGAATGTTCGTGGTGTTTCTGTGCTATACCCATCACAGCAGAATCCTTATGTAGCAAAATTAAGCAAGAAGAGTAAAAAACTCTCAAAGAATATACTGGACAGTTATTGTAAGTCAACCAAATTCAAGAAACGTGGTTTATCAAAACGTGACGATCTTACAGGAACAAACTGGAGTAAGATTCCAGTGGCACTGATAGAGATGGGATTTATGACAAATAAGACCGAAGATAAACAGATGCAGAAGAAGCAGACACAGAAGAAGATGGTAGACGGCATTGCAAATGGTATTGATCAATATTTTAAATAA
- the purM gene encoding phosphoribosylformylglycinamidine cyclo-ligase, producing the protein MDYKKAGVDIEAGYKSVELMKEHVKRTMREEVLGGLGGFSGAFSLKKIKDMDDPVLLSGTDGCGTKVKLAMILDKHDTIGIDAVAMCVNDIACAGGEPLFFLDYIACGKNYPEKIAEIVSGVAEGCVQSDAALIGGETAEHPGLMPEEDYDLAGFAVGVCDRKDLITGENLKDGDVLIGMASTGVHSNGFSLVRKVFDMSKESLNTYYDELGKTLGEALLAPTRIYVKALKSVKDAGVTVKACSHITGGGFYENIPRMLPEGMKAVVKKDSYEVPAIFKLLAKEGDIAEEMMYNTFNMGLGMVVAVDKEDVDKTMEAIKAAGDTPYIVGHMEAGEKGVTLC; encoded by the coding sequence ATGGATTACAAGAAAGCAGGCGTGGATATTGAAGCAGGATACAAATCTGTAGAACTGATGAAAGAACACGTAAAGAGAACCATGAGAGAAGAGGTACTTGGTGGATTAGGAGGATTTTCCGGAGCATTTTCTTTAAAGAAGATCAAAGATATGGATGATCCAGTCTTACTTTCAGGAACTGATGGATGTGGAACAAAAGTAAAACTTGCAATGATCCTTGATAAACATGATACGATCGGTATCGATGCAGTTGCTATGTGTGTAAATGATATTGCATGTGCAGGAGGAGAACCTCTGTTCTTCTTAGACTATATTGCCTGCGGTAAAAACTATCCTGAAAAGATCGCTGAGATCGTAAGCGGTGTAGCAGAAGGATGTGTACAGTCAGATGCAGCTTTAATCGGTGGAGAGACAGCAGAACATCCGGGACTTATGCCAGAAGAAGACTATGACCTTGCAGGATTTGCAGTTGGTGTATGTGACAGAAAAGACCTGATCACAGGAGAAAACTTAAAAGATGGAGATGTCTTGATCGGTATGGCATCTACAGGAGTTCACAGCAACGGATTCTCTTTAGTAAGAAAAGTATTTGATATGAGTAAAGAATCTTTAAATACATATTATGATGAATTAGGAAAAACATTAGGAGAAGCATTACTTGCTCCGACAAGAATCTACGTAAAAGCATTAAAGAGTGTGAAAGATGCAGGAGTTACAGTTAAAGCATGCAGTCATATCACAGGTGGTGGATTCTATGAGAATATCCCACGTATGCTTCCAGAAGGAATGAAAGCAGTTGTGAAGAAAGACAGCTATGAAGTACCAGCAATCTTTAAACTTCTTGCCAAAGAAGGAGATATCGCAGAAGAGATGATGTACAACACATTCAATATGGGACTTGGAATGGTTGTTGCGGTTGATAAAGAAGATGTTGATAAAACAATGGAAGCAATCAAAGCAGCAGGAGATACACCATATATCGTAGGGCATATGGAAGCTGGAGAAAAAGGAGTTACTTTATGCTAA
- the purN gene encoding phosphoribosylglycinamide formyltransferase, with translation MLKVAVLVSGGGTNLQAIIDGIENGSITNAKIDVVISNNKNAYALERAKKHDIEAVALSPKDFETRDLFNEALYNELVDRKIDLIVLAGCLVVIPEKIIHEFENRIINIHPSLIPSFCGTGYYGLKVHEKALARGVKVSGATVHFVDEGTDTGPIIAQKAVEIKQGDTPEVLQQRIMEQAEWVIMPKAIDDIANGRIKVEEGKVIYL, from the coding sequence ATGCTAAAAGTGGCAGTACTTGTTTCCGGAGGAGGAACAAACCTTCAGGCCATTATCGATGGAATCGAGAATGGAAGCATTACAAATGCGAAGATTGATGTTGTGATCAGCAATAATAAGAATGCATATGCACTTGAGCGTGCGAAGAAACATGATATCGAAGCAGTTGCACTTTCTCCCAAAGATTTTGAGACAAGAGATTTATTTAACGAAGCATTGTATAACGAGCTTGTAGACCGTAAGATTGATCTGATCGTTCTTGCGGGATGCTTGGTTGTGATTCCGGAGAAGATCATTCATGAATTTGAAAACAGGATCATCAATATTCACCCATCATTGATCCCATCATTTTGCGGAACAGGCTATTATGGATTGAAGGTTCATGAGAAAGCCTTGGCAAGGGGAGTTAAAGTTTCTGGAGCAACCGTTCATTTTGTCGATGAAGGAACGGATACAGGTCCGATCATTGCCCAGAAGGCAGTAGAGATCAAACAGGGAGATACTCCAGAAGTTCTTCAGCAAAGAATCATGGAGCAGGCAGAATGGGTTATTATGCCGAAAGCCATTGATGACATTGCTAATGGAAGGATCAAAGTCGAAGAAGGAAAAGTCATTTATCTATAA
- the purD gene encoding phosphoribosylamine--glycine ligase has translation MKVLIVGSGGREHAIAWSVAKSPKVDKIYCAPGNAGIAEFAECVNIKAMEFDKLVAFAKENAIDLTIIGMDDPLVGGVVDAFESEGLRVFGPRKNAAIIEGSKAFSKDLMKKYKIPTAAYENFTDPDEAIKYLETAKMPIVLKADGLALGKGVLICNTLEEAKEGVKTLMLDKQFGDAGNEIVIEEFMTGREVSVLAFCDGKTIKCMTSAQDHKRAKDGDQGLNTGGMGTFSPSPFYNDEVEAFCEKYVYQSTIDAMASEGRPFTGILFTGLMITEDGPKVLEYNARFGDPEAQVVLPRMKNDIIDVMEACIDGKLSDVELEFEDNAAVCVVLASDGYPEKYDKGFEIKGLDTFKDKDGYYVFHAGTKFDGDQIVTNGGRVLGVVAKGENLKAARANAYKATEWIDFANKYKRNDIGKAIDEA, from the coding sequence ATGAAAGTTTTAATCGTAGGAAGCGGTGGAAGAGAACACGCGATCGCATGGTCTGTCGCTAAAAGCCCAAAAGTAGACAAGATTTATTGTGCACCAGGAAATGCAGGAATTGCAGAATTTGCGGAATGTGTAAATATCAAAGCAATGGAATTTGATAAACTGGTTGCATTTGCGAAAGAAAATGCAATTGATCTTACGATCATTGGAATGGATGATCCATTAGTTGGTGGTGTTGTCGATGCATTTGAATCAGAAGGACTGCGTGTTTTTGGACCAAGAAAGAATGCAGCGATCATCGAAGGTTCCAAAGCATTTTCTAAAGATCTGATGAAGAAATATAAGATTCCAACAGCTGCATATGAGAATTTTACAGATCCAGATGAAGCTATCAAATATTTAGAAACAGCTAAGATGCCAATCGTATTAAAAGCGGATGGATTAGCACTTGGAAAAGGTGTATTGATCTGTAACACATTAGAAGAAGCTAAAGAAGGTGTTAAGACATTAATGCTTGACAAACAGTTTGGCGATGCTGGTAATGAAATCGTTATTGAAGAGTTTATGACAGGAAGAGAAGTATCTGTTCTGGCATTCTGTGATGGAAAAACGATCAAATGTATGACATCCGCACAGGATCATAAACGTGCTAAAGATGGAGATCAGGGACTTAACACAGGAGGAATGGGAACATTCTCTCCAAGTCCATTCTACAATGATGAAGTAGAAGCATTCTGTGAAAAATATGTCTATCAGTCAACGATCGATGCGATGGCTTCTGAGGGAAGACCATTTACAGGAATCTTATTTACAGGATTGATGATCACAGAAGACGGACCAAAAGTCTTAGAATACAATGCACGTTTTGGAGATCCAGAAGCACAGGTTGTTCTTCCAAGAATGAAGAATGATATCATCGACGTGATGGAAGCCTGCATTGATGGAAAATTATCTGATGTAGAATTGGAATTTGAAGATAATGCAGCAGTATGCGTTGTTTTAGCATCTGACGGATATCCAGAGAAATACGATAAAGGATTCGAAATCAAAGGATTAGATACATTCAAAGACAAAGATGGATATTATGTATTCCACGCTGGAACAAAGTTTGATGGTGATCAGATCGTGACAAATGGAGGACGTGTCTTAGGTGTTGTAGCAAAAGGAGAAAATCTAAAGGCTGCAAGAGCAAATGCTTACAAAGCAACAGAATGGATTGATTTTGCAAACAAATATAAGAGAAATGACATCGGAAAAGCAATTGATGAAGCATAA
- a CDS encoding sodium-dependent transporter — protein sequence MKKHKRSTFSGKLGFVLSAAGASVGLGNIWRFPYLAAKYGGGIFLLVYIILALTFGYTLIMAETSLGRMTRKSPVGAFESFGNSRFISIGGWINAIIPILIVPYYSVIGGWVIKYLIEYFAGHSKTLAGDAYFTTFISNGWSTEICFIIFTLFTLGIIYAGVRNGIERVSRFMMPILIVLSLIIAVYSVTRPGAIEGVKYFLVPNFDHFSWMTVVSAMGQMFYSLSIAMGILITFGSYMKKDTSIEKSTENVEIFDTAIAIMAGLMIIPAVFAFSGGNAETLKSGPALMFITIPKVFANMGFGTAIGIVFFLLVLFAAVTSSIALTESAVSTFEDELHWSRKKSTVFMGMVMLLLGTLSCLGYGPLANFKILGMQFLDFFDFITNSVMMPIAAIATCLLVSKVVGVDKIEEEITKDGQAFRRKKIFCFMIKYLCPLFAAIILISSVANAFGIITM from the coding sequence ATGAAGAAACACAAAAGAAGCACTTTCTCTGGAAAGCTTGGCTTTGTATTATCAGCTGCTGGTGCTTCCGTAGGGCTTGGAAACATCTGGAGATTTCCATATCTCGCTGCTAAATATGGCGGTGGAATCTTTTTACTTGTTTATATCATACTTGCACTGACCTTCGGTTACACCTTGATCATGGCGGAGACTTCTCTTGGACGCATGACAAGAAAAAGCCCTGTTGGAGCATTTGAAAGCTTTGGAAACTCACGTTTTATATCTATTGGTGGTTGGATCAATGCAATCATTCCGATCCTCATCGTTCCTTATTATTCTGTGATCGGTGGATGGGTGATCAAATACCTGATCGAATATTTTGCCGGACATAGTAAAACTTTAGCTGGCGATGCTTATTTTACGACATTTATTTCCAATGGGTGGTCTACAGAAATCTGTTTTATCATTTTTACATTATTTACACTTGGTATCATTTACGCTGGTGTACGAAATGGAATTGAGCGTGTATCAAGATTTATGATGCCGATCCTGATCGTTTTATCACTGATCATCGCTGTGTATTCTGTAACCAGACCAGGTGCTATTGAAGGGGTAAAATACTTTCTTGTGCCAAACTTTGATCATTTTTCATGGATGACCGTTGTATCTGCAATGGGACAGATGTTTTATTCTTTATCCATTGCAATGGGAATATTGATCACATTTGGTTCTTATATGAAGAAAGATACTTCCATTGAAAAATCTACAGAGAATGTTGAGATTTTTGATACTGCGATCGCGATCATGGCTGGACTTATGATCATTCCTGCTGTTTTTGCTTTCTCTGGCGGTAATGCCGAAACATTAAAGTCTGGACCTGCCTTAATGTTTATCACAATCCCGAAAGTTTTTGCAAACATGGGATTTGGAACTGCGATCGGTATTGTATTTTTCTTATTAGTACTGTTTGCAGCTGTGACAAGTTCGATCGCACTGACAGAAAGTGCTGTTTCGACGTTCGAAGATGAACTACATTGGAGCCGTAAAAAATCAACTGTGTTCATGGGAATGGTTATGTTACTGCTTGGAACGCTTTCCTGCCTTGGGTATGGACCTCTTGCGAATTTTAAGATTCTTGGAATGCAATTTCTTGATTTCTTCGATTTCATAACAAACTCTGTGATGATGCCGATTGCCGCGATCGCAACCTGCCTTCTGGTGTCAAAAGTTGTTGGAGTTGATAAAATAGAAGAAGAGATCACAAAAGACGGACAGGCATTTCGCCGCAAGAAGATTTTCTGTTTTATGATCAAATATCTGTGTCCGCTTTTTGCAGCGATCATTTTGATCAGCTCAGTTGCAAATGCTTTTGGAATTATCACAATGTAA
- a CDS encoding alanine/glycine:cation symporter family protein, protein MLNTLNDVLNNVDNFIWGMPLIILILFTGILLTVRLRGLQIRHLGKALHYVFHNEDDGEGEVTSFGALCTALSATIGTGNIVGCATAIVAGGPGALFWMWLAAFFGMATKYAEGMLAVKYRVIAEDGHTLGGPFYYIEKGMGKNFKWLAKLFCVFGTMVGLFGIGTFTQVNGITSAVNNFFDPSNVHTISLFGMNYSISVVVAGIIVTICAGLVIIGGIKRISKVSEVIVPFMAVTYIGVCLIIVFTHLPQVPAAFAEIVQSAFGLKAVAGGAIGAMTVAMQKGIARGIFSNEAGLGSAPIAAAAAQTNEPVRQGLVSMTGTFIDTIIVCTMTGLAIVMTGAWDMGLEGVAVTTKAFALGLPFPAKASAFVLMMCLVFFAFTTILGWAYYSERCLEYLVNGKKFVITAFKWFYILAVFIGPFMTVSAVWTIADICNGLMAFPNLVALLALNGDVVSETRGYLERVGIVKTTVGEA, encoded by the coding sequence ATGTTAAACACGCTAAACGATGTACTAAACAACGTCGACAATTTTATCTGGGGGATGCCCCTCATCATCTTGATCCTTTTTACAGGAATCTTATTGACAGTCAGGCTTCGAGGACTACAGATCAGACATCTTGGAAAGGCACTACATTATGTATTTCATAATGAAGATGATGGAGAAGGAGAAGTTACAAGTTTTGGTGCATTATGTACGGCACTTTCAGCAACGATCGGAACTGGTAATATCGTAGGATGTGCGACAGCAATCGTTGCAGGTGGACCAGGAGCATTATTCTGGATGTGGCTTGCAGCCTTTTTTGGAATGGCAACAAAATATGCTGAAGGAATGTTAGCGGTTAAGTATAGAGTGATCGCAGAAGATGGTCACACACTTGGCGGACCATTCTATTACATTGAAAAAGGAATGGGTAAGAATTTTAAATGGCTTGCAAAATTGTTCTGTGTATTTGGAACAATGGTAGGTTTGTTTGGAATCGGAACGTTTACACAGGTAAATGGAATCACATCAGCAGTGAATAACTTCTTTGACCCATCCAATGTACATACGATCAGCTTATTTGGAATGAATTATTCTATTAGCGTTGTTGTAGCAGGAATTATCGTAACAATCTGTGCAGGACTTGTTATCATTGGAGGAATCAAGAGAATCTCTAAGGTATCAGAGGTTATCGTGCCATTTATGGCAGTGACATATATTGGTGTCTGTCTGATCATTGTATTCACACATTTACCACAGGTACCAGCAGCATTTGCTGAGATCGTACAGTCAGCATTTGGACTAAAAGCAGTTGCAGGTGGAGCAATCGGAGCTATGACAGTTGCAATGCAGAAAGGTATTGCAAGAGGAATCTTCTCTAACGAAGCAGGACTTGGATCAGCGCCGATCGCAGCGGCAGCAGCTCAGACAAATGAACCAGTACGTCAGGGACTTGTATCTATGACAGGAACATTTATTGATACGATCATCGTATGTACAATGACAGGACTTGCAATCGTTATGACAGGTGCATGGGATATGGGACTTGAAGGAGTTGCAGTCACAACAAAGGCATTTGCATTAGGACTTCCATTCCCTGCAAAAGCATCAGCATTTGTATTAATGATGTGTCTTGTATTCTTTGCATTTACAACAATTCTTGGATGGGCATATTATAGTGAAAGATGTCTGGAATACCTGGTAAATGGAAAGAAATTCGTTATCACAGCGTTCAAATGGTTTTATATTTTAGCAGTATTTATTGGACCATTTATGACAGTTAGTGCTGTATGGACTATTGCGGATATCTGTAATGGATTAATGGCATTCCCGAACCTTGTAGCACTGCTTGCGTTGAACGGAGATGTTGTATCTGAGACAAGAGGATATCTTGAAAGAGTTGGTATTGTGAAAACAACAGTAGGAGAAGCATAA
- a CDS encoding YerC/YecD family TrpR-related protein: MSKKIKTEAAKRLFQAVLTLETEEECFTFFEDLCTVNELESLAQRFEVASMLYDKHTYLEVADKTGASTATISRVNRSLNYGSDGYDMVFKRMKK, translated from the coding sequence ATGAGCAAGAAAATCAAGACAGAAGCGGCAAAAAGATTATTTCAGGCAGTACTGACATTAGAGACAGAAGAAGAATGTTTTACATTTTTTGAAGATCTTTGTACAGTAAATGAATTAGAATCGTTAGCTCAGAGATTTGAGGTGGCTTCGATGTTATATGATAAGCATACATACTTAGAAGTTGCAGATAAGACAGGTGCTTCCACGGCAACCATCAGCCGAGTGAATCGTTCATTGAATTATGGAAGTGATGGCTATGATATGGTATTTAAACGAATGAAGAAATAG
- a CDS encoding DUF1836 domain-containing protein, whose protein sequence is MEFEKQLEEWMKLDYVLPEDLPNIELYMDQVTTFLEEQLKNTKRFEEDKIFTKTMINNYTKNHLLPPSNKKKYSRNHMILLIYIYYLKNFLSISDIKNLLDPLNEHFDDQDSKNSFYTIYNEIFKLEHDHNTAIRDSIADVFHKSEATFAELKESKEKEQLQQFAFITLLGYDIYLRKQVIEKMIDELYQPESNNKSEKKKKK, encoded by the coding sequence ATGGAATTTGAAAAACAACTCGAAGAATGGATGAAACTCGATTATGTGCTTCCAGAAGACCTTCCAAACATCGAATTGTATATGGATCAGGTCACTACTTTTTTAGAAGAACAGCTAAAGAATACGAAGCGTTTCGAAGAAGATAAGATATTTACAAAAACCATGATCAACAACTATACCAAAAACCATCTTCTTCCACCTTCTAATAAGAAGAAATATTCCAGGAATCACATGATTCTTTTAATTTATATTTATTATCTGAAGAATTTTTTATCAATTTCAGATATTAAGAATCTGTTAGATCCTTTAAATGAACATTTTGATGATCAGGACTCAAAGAATTCTTTTTACACGATTTATAATGAGATTTTCAAGCTGGAACATGATCATAATACGGCGATCCGAGATTCGATCGCAGATGTATTTCATAAATCTGAGGCTACTTTTGCTGAATTAAAGGAGTCAAAGGAGAAAGAACAGCTGCAGCAATTTGCTTTTATTACACTTCTTGGATATGATATCTATCTAAGGAAACAGGTGATTGAGAAAATGATCGATGAACTCTATCAACCAGAGTCAAACAATAAATCAGAAAAGAAAAAGAAGAAATAG
- the pcrA gene encoding DNA helicase PcrA, with translation MGIYDTLNEQQQEAVFCTEGPLLLLAGAGSGKTRVLTHRIAYLMDQGVNPYHIMAITFTNKAAKEMRERVDDLVGFGAEHIWVSTFHSTCVRILRRHIDKLGYGNSFTIYDADDQKSLIKQICKQYKIDTKMMPERRIINEISSAKDEFMTPSEYETRHQYDFKKKKIAQIYKEYQKQLKANNALDFDDLIFKTVELFQFHPEVLDYYQERFRYIMVDEYQDTNTIQFQLVSMLARKYQNLCVVGDDDQSIYKFRGANVKNILNFENVFPEAVTIKLEQNYRSTKNILNAANEVIKHNKGRKTKKLWTENEEGDLIEFHQYGTEYEEARKIIHEIEDLSKEGYDYKNMAILYRTNAQSRVFEESFMIKNIPYRIVGGTNFYQRKEVKDILSYLKVVDNGLDDLAVRRIINVPRRGIGAATIEKINVYAVEHNISFLDACFSADSIDTLGNAKKKINGFADLIREFRRKMQEGSLEELFKYITDETGYIANLKAEETEEAEGRIENINELLNKVVTYEQEAEEASLSELLEEIALVADIDNLEDSDNRVVLMTLHSAKGLEFPYVFICGMEDGIFPSYMTVMSEDDDDMEEERRLCYVGITRAKKKLYLSAAKRRMMQGRTQFNKVSRFIDEIPEQLLQLDTGVNFKEKRPDKALFSSNRSNRFRKPYQAKSFTSTKMDTLPYDVGDMVKHIKFGKGKVLEIVSGGRDYEVTVDFEKAGVKKMFASFAKLKKVE, from the coding sequence ATGGGAATTTATGATACATTAAATGAACAGCAGCAGGAAGCCGTTTTTTGTACGGAGGGACCGCTTTTGCTTCTTGCTGGTGCAGGGTCTGGAAAGACTCGTGTGTTGACGCACAGGATTGCTTATCTGATGGATCAGGGTGTGAATCCTTATCATATTATGGCGATCACATTTACAAATAAAGCAGCGAAGGAAATGAGAGAGAGGGTCGATGATCTGGTCGGATTTGGAGCAGAGCATATCTGGGTCAGTACTTTCCATTCAACTTGTGTGAGAATCTTAAGAAGGCATATTGATAAGCTTGGTTATGGAAACAGTTTCACGATCTATGATGCAGATGATCAGAAATCCCTGATCAAACAGATCTGCAAGCAGTATAAGATTGATACAAAGATGATGCCAGAGAGAAGGATCATCAATGAGATTTCTTCTGCTAAAGATGAATTTATGACACCTTCCGAGTACGAAACAAGACATCAGTATGATTTTAAGAAGAAAAAGATCGCACAGATTTATAAAGAATATCAGAAGCAGTTAAAGGCAAATAATGCACTGGATTTTGATGATCTGATCTTTAAGACCGTGGAATTATTTCAGTTCCATCCAGAAGTGCTTGATTATTATCAGGAGAGATTTCGTTATATCATGGTTGACGAGTATCAGGATACAAATACGATCCAGTTCCAGTTAGTCAGTATGCTTGCAAGAAAATATCAGAATCTCTGCGTTGTAGGTGACGATGACCAGTCTATTTACAAATTCAGAGGTGCGAATGTAAAGAACATCTTAAACTTTGAAAATGTATTTCCAGAAGCAGTTACGATCAAACTCGAGCAGAATTATCGTTCCACGAAGAATATCTTAAATGCAGCGAATGAGGTGATCAAACACAATAAGGGAAGAAAAACGAAGAAACTTTGGACTGAGAACGAAGAAGGGGATCTGATCGAATTCCATCAGTATGGAACAGAATACGAAGAAGCAAGAAAGATCATTCATGAGATTGAAGATCTATCCAAAGAAGGCTATGATTATAAAAATATGGCAATCCTTTATCGTACTAATGCGCAGTCTCGTGTATTTGAAGAAAGTTTTATGATCAAAAATATTCCATACCGTATTGTGGGAGGCACAAACTTCTATCAGAGAAAAGAAGTGAAAGATATTTTGAGTTACTTAAAAGTTGTTGATAATGGGCTGGATGATCTGGCAGTGCGAAGGATCATCAATGTTCCAAGACGAGGGATCGGTGCAGCAACAATCGAGAAGATCAATGTGTATGCAGTTGAGCATAATATTAGTTTTTTAGATGCATGCTTTTCTGCGGATAGCATTGATACATTGGGAAATGCAAAGAAAAAGATCAATGGATTTGCTGATCTGATCCGTGAATTCAGACGCAAGATGCAGGAAGGATCGCTGGAAGAATTATTTAAGTATATTACAGATGAAACAGGATATATTGCGAATCTTAAAGCTGAAGAAACGGAAGAAGCTGAAGGAAGAATTGAAAATATCAATGAGCTTTTAAATAAAGTTGTAACATATGAACAGGAAGCAGAAGAAGCGAGTCTGTCAGAATTATTAGAAGAGATCGCATTGGTTGCAGATATTGATAATCTAGAAGATTCAGATAACAGGGTTGTATTAATGACACTGCATAGTGCAAAAGGTCTGGAATTTCCATACGTATTTATTTGTGGTATGGAAGATGGAATCTTCCCAAGTTATATGACGGTGATGTCTGAAGATGATGACGATATGGAAGAAGAAAGACGTCTTTGCTATGTAGGAATCACAAGAGCAAAGAAAAAGCTTTATTTAAGTGCGGCAAAACGAAGAATGATGCAAGGAAGAACTCAGTTTAATAAAGTTTCACGGTTTATCGATGAGATTCCGGAACAGCTATTACAGTTAGACACAGGGGTCAACTTCAAAGAAAAACGTCCAGATAAAGCATTGTTTTCATCAAATCGCAGTAATCGATTTAGAAAACCATATCAAGCAAAATCATTTACTTCAACGAAAATGGATACTTTACCATATGATGTTGGAGATATGGTGAAACATATAAAATTTGGAAAAGGAAAAGTGCTTGAAATTGTCTCTGGAGGCCGTGATTACGAGGTAACAGTAGACTTTGAGAAAGCAGGAGTGAAAAAAATGTTCGCATCCTTTGCAAAACTAAAAAAAGTCGAATAA